The proteins below are encoded in one region of Sulfitobacter sp. SK012:
- a CDS encoding carboxypeptidase M32, translating to MTAFDDLMAFQRDTQALAAISGRLEWDQETMMPRGASSQRSEECAAIASVLHARRVAPQVGDWLAEIDEKSLDDVGRAQMRHIRRGYDRASKVPAALAAKIARQTSMSQGIWAEARAADDFAAFAPTLAEVIELKREEGLALADGGNVYDAMLEDYEPGTTGAQLEAMFGALRPALTELRAAVRAAEAPAKLQGHFDESAQMKLTRQLAKTFGYDMSRGRVDKAVHPFSSGSGQDVRITTRTNPADPFNCFYSTVHEVGHAAYEQNIDDAYLLTPLGSGVSMGVHESQSRIYENQIGRGRALTGWLFAQMKDAFGDFGVPDADAFYGAVNRVNDGFIRTEADELQYNLHVLLRFDLERALMSGDLQVNDLEAAWNDRFEADFGFAVDKPSNGVLQDVHWSVGLFGYFPTYTLGNVYSGCLNEAMRAALPDLDASLAHGNTEPATGWLRDNVQTHGGLYEPRDVITRATGHAPSEAPLLAYLQEKFSTLYKL from the coding sequence ATGACTGCATTTGACGATCTTATGGCCTTTCAGCGTGACACCCAGGCACTGGCCGCAATTTCCGGGCGGCTGGAGTGGGATCAAGAAACGATGATGCCCCGCGGAGCCTCCTCTCAGCGGTCTGAGGAATGCGCCGCAATCGCCAGTGTACTTCATGCACGCCGCGTCGCACCGCAGGTCGGCGACTGGTTGGCTGAAATCGATGAAAAGTCCTTGGATGATGTGGGCCGCGCCCAAATGCGCCACATCCGCCGTGGCTATGACCGGGCCAGCAAAGTGCCCGCAGCACTCGCCGCAAAGATCGCGCGTCAGACGTCGATGTCCCAGGGTATTTGGGCCGAAGCGCGCGCTGCTGATGATTTCGCAGCCTTCGCGCCAACGCTGGCAGAGGTTATCGAGCTCAAGCGGGAAGAGGGTTTGGCACTGGCGGATGGCGGAAACGTCTATGACGCGATGCTTGAGGATTACGAACCCGGCACCACCGGTGCGCAGCTAGAAGCGATGTTTGGCGCTTTGCGTCCCGCCCTGACAGAGCTTCGCGCCGCCGTGCGTGCCGCTGAGGCCCCCGCAAAGCTGCAAGGGCATTTCGACGAGAGCGCTCAGATGAAACTGACGCGCCAATTAGCCAAAACCTTTGGCTATGACATGAGCCGGGGCAGGGTCGATAAGGCCGTGCATCCATTTTCATCAGGATCTGGCCAAGACGTGCGGATCACCACGCGCACCAATCCGGCCGATCCATTCAATTGTTTTTACTCCACCGTTCACGAAGTCGGCCATGCAGCCTATGAGCAAAACATCGACGATGCCTACCTGCTGACGCCGCTTGGTTCGGGCGTATCGATGGGGGTGCACGAAAGCCAAAGCCGCATTTACGAGAACCAGATCGGTCGGGGCCGGGCGCTCACAGGTTGGCTCTTTGCTCAGATGAAGGATGCGTTTGGTGATTTCGGCGTTCCAGACGCCGATGCGTTCTATGGTGCTGTTAACCGGGTTAATGATGGTTTCATCAGGACCGAAGCGGACGAGTTGCAGTATAACCTGCACGTCCTGCTGCGCTTTGATCTGGAACGCGCACTGATGTCGGGTGATTTGCAGGTCAACGATCTGGAAGCCGCATGGAATGATCGATTTGAGGCCGATTTCGGTTTTGCCGTGGATAAGCCGTCAAATGGCGTGCTGCAGGACGTGCATTGGTCGGTCGGGCTGTTTGGGTATTTCCCAACCTATACGCTGGGCAATGTCTATTCCGGCTGTTTGAACGAGGCCATGCGTGCAGCGCTTCCAGACCTTGATGCAAGCCTTGCGCACGGCAATACCGAACCTGCGACAGGCTGGCTCCGGGACAATGTGCAAACGCACGGCGGGCTTTACGAGCCGCGTGATGTGATCACCCGCGCAACTGGCCATGCCCCCAGCGAAGCGCCGTTGCTGGCATATCTTCAGGAAAAATTCTCCACTCTTTATAAGCTCTGA
- the ctaA gene encoding heme A synthase, which produces MATKRKLFEDVGEAQTTRTVAKTGVIDAGRGGARGAIRIWLMILFALVCVMILVGGATRLTDSGLSITEWNPFSGAMPPLDAAAWASEFEKYQQIDEFRLQNSWMELSDFKTIYWWEWGHRQLGRVIGLVWAIGFFWFLARRQIPTGWTPKLLLLGALGGLQGAIGWWMVSSGVTAGTATTDVASTRLAVHLGLAFAILGLITWNVLSLGRPERDLMQARRNKDAKLYGLSTGLLHFAFLQILIGALVAGIDAGRTYTDWPLMAGQFFPPQAFAIEPMWRNFIENPGLVQFIHRMTGYALLAFGIVVWLRGRKSAHPRTRFAFNAVMAGMALQVVVGITTVLYEAAVPVAMVHQGLAVVLWVLILRARHLSLYPISTSLRGA; this is translated from the coding sequence ATGGCCACGAAACGCAAACTTTTTGAGGATGTCGGCGAGGCACAAACCACCCGTACTGTCGCAAAGACGGGGGTGATTGATGCTGGTCGTGGCGGCGCACGGGGTGCGATCCGGATCTGGCTGATGATCCTCTTTGCGCTGGTCTGTGTGATGATCCTTGTTGGCGGTGCCACGCGGCTGACCGATAGCGGGCTCAGCATCACCGAATGGAACCCTTTTAGTGGCGCAATGCCACCCTTGGATGCCGCCGCATGGGCCTCTGAATTCGAAAAATACCAACAGATTGATGAATTCCGCCTCCAGAACTCTTGGATGGAACTGTCTGATTTTAAAACGATCTATTGGTGGGAATGGGGCCATCGGCAGCTTGGCCGCGTAATCGGTCTTGTTTGGGCGATAGGGTTCTTTTGGTTTCTGGCGCGCCGCCAAATTCCAACAGGTTGGACGCCCAAATTGTTGCTCCTCGGAGCCTTGGGCGGCTTACAAGGCGCGATCGGCTGGTGGATGGTGTCCTCTGGCGTGACGGCGGGAACGGCGACCACAGATGTGGCCAGCACACGGCTGGCAGTGCATCTGGGACTGGCCTTTGCCATTCTGGGGCTGATCACATGGAACGTCCTGAGTCTTGGCCGGCCCGAACGAGACCTGATGCAAGCACGGCGCAACAAAGATGCCAAACTTTATGGGCTCTCAACGGGGTTGCTGCATTTTGCGTTTCTGCAAATCCTGATCGGGGCGCTGGTTGCTGGCATTGATGCTGGCCGCACCTATACCGATTGGCCGCTGATGGCTGGGCAGTTTTTTCCGCCACAAGCCTTCGCGATTGAGCCCATGTGGCGCAATTTCATCGAAAACCCCGGATTGGTGCAGTTCATTCACCGCATGACAGGATATGCTTTGCTTGCCTTTGGCATTGTCGTCTGGCTGCGGGGTCGTAAATCTGCCCATCCTCGTACGCGATTTGCCTTTAACGCCGTGATGGCAGGCATGGCGCTGCAAGTTGTAGTGGGCATTACGACCGTTCTATATGAGGCCGCCGTGCCCGTCGCGATGGTGCACCAAGGGCTTGCGGTGGTTCTTTGGGTGCTGATCTTGCGCGCACGCCACCTTAGCCTTTATCCCATTTCCACATCGCTCAGAGGAGCATGA
- a CDS encoding RNA methyltransferase: MNTENPNQPAIVLVRPQMGENIGAAARAMLNFGLDHMRIVAPRDGWPNPAAVAMASGAGRVLDTALLSEDLAGAVGDCGFVFATTARGRDLAKPIYTPEAAMALAAEKIAAGQRVAVLFGPERAGLENDDISRANAIISVPVNPSFASLNLAQCVLLMGYEWMRQSTDATPVREELAGTNWADGSEVEHLARHFEERLEEAGFFYPDHKATSMKVNLRNMWSRLPLTRADVQMLHGTLRQMVRWAGRG, encoded by the coding sequence ATGAATACCGAGAACCCCAACCAGCCCGCCATTGTCCTTGTTCGCCCCCAGATGGGTGAAAATATAGGCGCCGCCGCCCGTGCCATGCTGAACTTCGGGCTCGATCACATGCGGATCGTGGCCCCGCGCGATGGCTGGCCAAACCCTGCAGCTGTCGCAATGGCATCTGGTGCCGGGCGCGTGTTGGATACTGCGCTCTTGAGCGAGGATCTGGCCGGGGCCGTTGGCGATTGTGGTTTTGTCTTTGCCACCACGGCGCGCGGGCGCGACTTGGCCAAACCGATCTATACGCCTGAAGCCGCAATGGCATTGGCCGCCGAAAAAATCGCAGCAGGCCAACGGGTGGCCGTGTTGTTTGGGCCCGAACGCGCAGGCCTTGAGAACGATGATATTTCACGTGCAAATGCGATCATTTCCGTGCCGGTGAACCCTAGCTTTGCGTCCCTGAACCTTGCGCAATGTGTGTTGTTGATGGGGTATGAATGGATGCGCCAGAGCACTGACGCGACGCCTGTGCGTGAAGAATTGGCCGGAACCAATTGGGCCGACGGGTCCGAGGTTGAACATTTGGCACGTCATTTCGAAGAACGACTGGAGGAGGCGGGGTTTTTCTATCCTGACCACAAAGCGACTTCGATGAAGGTCAACCTGCGCAACATGTGGAGCCGACTGCCGCTAACCCGTGCAGATGTGCAAATGTTGCATGGGACCTTGCGGCAGATGGTCCGCTGGGCCGGGCGCGGCTAG
- a CDS encoding thiamine phosphate synthase, whose protein sequence is MDAPEQPQLYLITPPELELSLFPDQLAAVLDAHPIACVRLALATRDEDKLSRAADTLREVTHARDVALVISDHTLLAERLGLDGVHLNDAARSVRHARKTLGDDAIVGSYCGGSRHEGMAAGEAGADYVAFGPVQASALDDGSFAETEMFKWWSEVIEIPCVAEGALDEAMIRALAPMTDFFGFGEEIWGQDDPAAALATFVAGMS, encoded by the coding sequence ATGGACGCCCCGGAACAGCCGCAACTTTACCTCATCACCCCGCCTGAGCTTGAGCTGAGCCTCTTCCCAGACCAGCTTGCTGCGGTATTGGATGCCCATCCGATTGCCTGTGTGCGCTTGGCTTTGGCCACGCGCGACGAAGACAAGCTGTCACGCGCCGCGGATACGCTGCGCGAAGTGACCCATGCCCGTGATGTGGCGTTGGTGATCTCAGATCATACGTTGCTGGCTGAGCGTCTTGGCCTTGATGGCGTGCATTTAAACGATGCGGCACGTTCAGTGCGCCACGCCCGCAAAACGCTGGGTGATGATGCCATTGTCGGTTCCTACTGCGGTGGTTCGCGTCATGAAGGAATGGCAGCCGGCGAAGCCGGCGCAGATTACGTTGCCTTTGGTCCCGTGCAAGCGTCAGCTTTGGATGATGGCAGTTTTGCTGAGACAGAGATGTTTAAGTGGTGGTCTGAGGTGATCGAAATCCCTTGCGTCGCCGAAGGCGCACTCGACGAGGCCATGATCCGCGCCTTGGCCCCAATGACCGACTTTTTTGGCTTCGGCGAAGAAATCTGGGGTCAGGACGATCCTGCGGCAGCGCTTGCGACCTTTGTCGCGGGAATGAGCTAG
- a CDS encoding HupE/UreJ family protein: MAQTFLKLLFKLTLAVLLSSGAARAHEVLPTIADLIVADGTAELSLRINLEAFLAGVDLDNAENTDETAQAADYDALRGLSADLIAAQAPEVLIAWNALPILRVDGNAVLLSTTSVVVPQDVDPELPRIAEWVLSGQVPKDAVFITMAWPDGAGDLILRQQGVEDPFTGLISGGNISEEISLGGGGAQNAWQAFVGYIPVGFDHILPKGLDHILFVLGLFFLSTRLRPLIWQVSAFTLAHTVTLALGALDIVSVPGSIVEPLIAASIVYVAVENIFTSGLSPWRPVVIFGFGLLHGLGFASVLGEFGLPEDQFISALIGFNIGVEIGQLSVIAIAFIAVGWAMQRTWYRNVIAVPASCVIAAVGGYWFVERVFF; encoded by the coding sequence ATGGCACAGACTTTCCTAAAACTCCTCTTTAAGCTGACGCTGGCGGTCCTTTTGTCAAGCGGAGCCGCGCGTGCTCACGAAGTGTTGCCTACCATCGCGGACCTAATAGTGGCTGACGGCACAGCAGAATTATCCCTGCGGATTAACCTCGAGGCGTTTTTGGCAGGCGTCGATCTTGATAACGCTGAAAACACTGACGAGACCGCCCAAGCCGCAGATTACGACGCCCTGCGCGGGCTTTCCGCTGACCTGATCGCGGCCCAAGCGCCTGAGGTTTTGATCGCCTGGAATGCGCTGCCGATCTTGCGGGTGGACGGGAATGCGGTGCTGCTTTCAACAACGTCGGTTGTCGTCCCCCAAGATGTGGACCCTGAATTGCCGCGCATCGCCGAATGGGTGCTGAGCGGGCAAGTTCCCAAGGATGCAGTCTTCATAACTATGGCTTGGCCTGATGGCGCGGGTGACTTGATCTTGCGCCAACAAGGCGTGGAAGATCCGTTCACAGGCCTGATCAGCGGCGGCAACATTAGCGAAGAAATCTCGCTCGGTGGTGGCGGCGCACAGAACGCGTGGCAGGCCTTTGTCGGGTATATCCCGGTGGGGTTCGATCATATTCTGCCCAAAGGGCTCGATCACATCCTGTTTGTGCTGGGGCTGTTTTTCCTATCGACGCGGTTGCGCCCCCTGATCTGGCAGGTTTCAGCCTTTACGCTGGCCCATACCGTCACATTGGCCCTTGGGGCGTTGGACATCGTGAGTGTGCCGGGCAGCATCGTCGAGCCATTGATTGCGGCCTCCATTGTTTATGTCGCGGTCGAGAATATATTTACCTCAGGGCTCAGCCCTTGGCGCCCGGTTGTGATCTTTGGCTTTGGGTTGCTGCACGGTCTTGGCTTTGCATCGGTGTTGGGTGAATTCGGCCTGCCTGAGGATCAGTTCATCTCGGCCCTGATCGGCTTCAATATCGGCGTAGAGATCGGTCAACTATCAGTTATCGCAATCGCATTCATTGCGGTCGGATGGGCCATGCAGCGCACATGGTACCGCAATGTCATCGCGGTGCCAGCATCTTGCGTGATTGCAGCCGTTGGGGGCTATTGGTTCGTTGAGCGGGTGTTCTTCTAG
- a CDS encoding DUF4198 domain-containing protein: MNLLRLFTVCTFVMIGSVAIAHELWVEPLAYQVDTGKPVFADIRNGQDFKGTDLAFFEKRNTRMDAVFGDKVTTIPGRMGDSPAIQFDAPESEGLLVIAHEAAPSNITYSEWEKFLAFAKHKDFPLAAADHKAAGWSMEKFTERYTRHAKALIAVGDGEGADRELGLEVEFVALTNPYADGFDGQMQVALFYQGAPLPDAQVEVFDRAPDQSVSVTLHRTGADGQATIPVDDAHTYLFDHVVLRPSLDAGETPKSPVWETLWAALTFAVPQ; encoded by the coding sequence ATGAACCTGCTGCGCCTTTTTACCGTCTGTACGTTCGTGATGATTGGCTCTGTGGCCATCGCCCATGAATTATGGGTTGAGCCGCTGGCGTATCAAGTAGACACAGGTAAACCTGTGTTTGCCGACATTCGCAACGGGCAAGATTTCAAAGGTACTGACCTCGCGTTTTTCGAAAAGCGTAATACGCGAATGGATGCGGTTTTCGGGGATAAAGTCACAACAATTCCTGGTCGAATGGGCGACAGCCCGGCCATTCAGTTTGATGCCCCCGAAAGCGAAGGCTTGCTTGTGATTGCGCATGAAGCAGCCCCCAGCAACATCACGTATTCCGAGTGGGAAAAATTCCTCGCCTTTGCCAAGCACAAAGATTTCCCACTTGCCGCCGCTGATCATAAGGCCGCAGGTTGGAGCATGGAAAAATTCACCGAACGCTACACCCGCCACGCCAAAGCACTGATAGCTGTGGGTGACGGCGAAGGTGCGGATCGCGAACTTGGCCTTGAAGTCGAGTTTGTGGCCTTAACCAATCCCTATGCGGACGGCTTTGACGGGCAAATGCAGGTGGCACTCTTTTATCAGGGCGCTCCGTTGCCTGACGCACAAGTCGAGGTATTTGACCGCGCGCCGGATCAATCAGTGAGCGTCACGTTGCACCGAACTGGCGCAGACGGTCAGGCAACAATCCCCGTGGATGACGCGCATACCTATCTTTTTGACCATGTGGTGCTGCGCCCCTCCCTGGATGCGGGCGAGACACCCAAGAGCCCGGTGTGGGAAACGCTTTGGGCGGCACTTACATTTGCTGTGCCGCAATAA
- a CDS encoding PfkB family carbohydrate kinase: MTSTEHTDIMCIGSVLWDVIGRCDTAMRQGSDMPGRITRLPGGVALNIAMALARFGLKPALLSAVGRDAEGDELIAACAARGLVTDMIYRSDDLPTDRYMAVEGANGLIAAVADAHSLEAAGEKILRPLPEGFTGAVALDGNLTVELLATMASSPLLAEADLRVAPASPGKALRLSPFLRTGRGTLYVNLEEAGLLCQAGFGSSNDAAAGLLARGALRAVVTDGGNPATVAESTGLITQTPPPVSVTRVTGAGDTFMAAHIAAELRGHAPDVALNNALSAAAQYVSGETKI; this comes from the coding sequence ATGACATCAACTGAACACACTGACATCATGTGCATCGGATCGGTCCTATGGGACGTGATCGGGCGCTGTGATACCGCGATGCGCCAGGGCTCTGATATGCCGGGGCGCATTACCCGCCTACCCGGCGGCGTTGCCCTGAATATTGCAATGGCGTTGGCCCGGTTTGGGTTGAAACCTGCGTTGCTGAGTGCCGTGGGCCGGGACGCCGAAGGCGATGAGCTGATCGCAGCCTGTGCGGCGCGAGGGCTTGTGACGGACATGATCTACCGCTCGGATGATCTGCCCACTGATCGGTATATGGCCGTTGAGGGAGCAAATGGCCTGATTGCGGCTGTGGCAGATGCGCATTCTCTCGAAGCAGCGGGAGAAAAGATTTTGCGACCCCTGCCCGAGGGTTTTACCGGTGCTGTGGCGCTTGATGGAAACCTCACCGTGGAATTGCTGGCTACTATGGCCTCGAGCCCGCTTTTGGCTGAGGCTGATCTGCGTGTGGCGCCTGCATCCCCGGGCAAAGCTTTGCGGCTTTCACCGTTTCTGCGCACGGGACGCGGCACGCTTTATGTGAACCTCGAAGAGGCTGGACTGCTGTGTCAGGCTGGTTTTGGCAGTTCAAACGATGCGGCTGCGGGCCTTTTGGCGCGCGGTGCCCTGCGCGCGGTTGTGACCGATGGCGGTAACCCGGCCACGGTCGCTGAGAGCACCGGCTTGATCACACAAACACCTCCGCCCGTTTCAGTGACCCGTGTAACGGGTGCCGGAGATACATTTATGGCCGCGCACATCGCCGCCGAGCTGCGCGGGCATGCGCCCGATGTGGCACTGAACAACGCGCTGAGTGCAGCCGCACAATACGTTTCTGGAGAAACTAAGATATGA
- a CDS encoding pseudouridine-5'-phosphate glycosidase: MTLNTTLTLHRSAAVTKATQDGLPIVALESTIITHGMPYPQNLEVARQVEADVIAAGATPATIAVIKGQLHIGLEDAQLADLAQAKNVLKLSRADMAACIATGGTGATTVAATMIAAHLAGIAVFATGGIGGVHKGAEDSFDISADLMELGQTPVTVVAAGAKAILDVAKTLEVLETQGVPVIAYGQDAFPAFWSRGSKLRAPLRMDDAAQIAAAHKMRAALGLPGGQLIANPIPADAEIAAEVLNPIIATAQADAQRAGIVGKAVTPYLLQRIFELTNGQSLEANIALVRNNAALAAKIAGHLVA; the protein is encoded by the coding sequence ATGACACTGAACACGACACTGACGCTTCACCGTTCCGCTGCCGTGACAAAGGCAACGCAGGACGGACTGCCAATTGTTGCGCTGGAAAGCACGATCATCACGCATGGGATGCCCTATCCCCAGAACCTTGAGGTCGCGCGTCAGGTCGAGGCTGATGTTATCGCTGCCGGTGCCACTCCGGCGACAATTGCAGTGATCAAGGGCCAACTGCATATCGGGCTGGAGGATGCGCAGCTTGCCGATCTGGCACAGGCAAAGAACGTGCTCAAATTAAGCCGTGCCGACATGGCCGCCTGCATCGCAACCGGCGGCACAGGTGCCACAACAGTGGCCGCGACAATGATTGCCGCCCATCTGGCCGGGATCGCAGTTTTTGCGACGGGCGGTATTGGTGGGGTCCATAAAGGGGCCGAGGACAGTTTTGATATTTCAGCCGACCTGATGGAATTGGGACAAACTCCTGTGACCGTTGTCGCAGCAGGTGCCAAAGCCATCCTTGATGTAGCTAAAACGCTTGAGGTGTTAGAAACCCAAGGCGTTCCGGTGATTGCTTATGGTCAGGATGCCTTTCCGGCGTTTTGGTCACGTGGATCAAAACTGCGCGCCCCACTTCGCATGGATGATGCGGCGCAGATTGCCGCGGCTCATAAAATGCGCGCCGCACTTGGATTGCCGGGCGGGCAGCTGATTGCCAATCCGATCCCAGCTGACGCTGAAATTGCCGCAGAGGTGCTGAACCCGATCATCGCGACGGCGCAGGCCGATGCGCAGCGCGCCGGAATCGTTGGCAAAGCCGTCACGCCCTATCTGCTGCAACGCATCTTTGAGCTGACCAATGGGCAGTCTTTGGAGGCAAATATTGCACTGGTGCGCAATAATGCAGCACTTGCGGCCAAAATTGCGGGCCATCTGGTCGCATAA
- a CDS encoding DUF502 domain-containing protein produces MNTPFDPDPKPPRRGMLARVRASFLTGLVVIAPVGLTIWLIWSVIGWIDGFVLPLVPQSYHPDRMIQDFFGLDPSIQINVRGLGVVIFLIFTVVVGWLAKGIIGRSMIRFAESLVERTPVVRSIYSGIKQISETIFAQSESSFEHACLIEYPRKGIWAIGFVSTTAKGEVATKADVDGGMLSIFVPTTPNPTSGFLLFFPRKDVKLLDMSVEDAAKLVISAGLVYPNTSAPEEEDNTVVELLDKVEKN; encoded by the coding sequence ATGAACACACCTTTCGATCCCGATCCTAAACCACCGCGCCGTGGGATGCTTGCCCGTGTGCGCGCAAGTTTCCTCACGGGCCTGGTTGTCATTGCGCCTGTTGGGTTGACGATATGGTTGATCTGGTCGGTAATTGGCTGGATCGACGGCTTTGTGCTGCCGCTCGTACCGCAATCGTACCACCCCGATCGGATGATCCAGGATTTCTTTGGTCTTGATCCGTCCATCCAGATTAACGTGCGCGGCCTTGGCGTTGTTATTTTCCTGATTTTCACGGTTGTGGTCGGTTGGCTGGCCAAAGGCATTATCGGGCGCTCCATGATCCGCTTTGCAGAAAGCCTGGTGGAGCGCACGCCGGTTGTTCGTTCGATCTATTCGGGCATCAAGCAGATTTCTGAGACGATCTTTGCCCAATCCGAGAGCAGCTTTGAGCACGCCTGTCTGATCGAATATCCGCGGAAAGGCATTTGGGCCATTGGGTTTGTTTCAACCACGGCCAAAGGTGAAGTTGCCACTAAGGCGGATGTGGATGGCGGGATGCTGTCGATTTTTGTCCCTACCACGCCGAACCCCACTTCCGGGTTTTTGCTGTTTTTCCCGCGCAAAGACGTGAAGCTACTGGATATGAGTGTCGAAGATGCCGCCAAGCTGGTGATCTCCGCGGGGCTTGTTTACCCCAATACCAGCGCGCCGGAGGAGGAAGACAACACAGTGGTCGAACTATTGGACAAGGTTGAGAAAAACTAG